A genomic window from Parvularcula sp. LCG005 includes:
- a CDS encoding PQQ-dependent sugar dehydrogenase encodes MLMTALALLLAGPAPLIETGTAVPADQYGVEVVTSGLDQPWNISFLPSGDMLVVEKVGRLRVIRDGVLMDAPVTGTPEVIVKGQSGFFEAEPHPDFAENNLLYLTYAVGPDKANTLVLARAVYTPTDAGGALSDLEVLFTADAKRNSGGHYGGRIAFADDDTLFLTSGEGYAYKEQAQKLDTHFGKILRLTADGEPAPGNPFISKKGALPEIWSYGHRNPQGIDIAPDGTVYANEHGPRGGDEVNVIEPGTNYGWPAITYGIDYSGAVISPYDELPGMAQPLWYWNPSIAPSSLLYYTGDDFPDWQGKLLSGALAHTHVRIADPNDPGAEQYEILRERKARVRDVAQSPDGRLYVATEDQDDPKGGEILRIVPKP; translated from the coding sequence ATGCTGATGACCGCCCTCGCCCTGCTGCTCGCGGGGCCCGCACCGCTTATAGAAACCGGGACGGCGGTGCCCGCCGACCAGTACGGTGTGGAAGTGGTGACATCGGGCCTCGACCAGCCGTGGAATATCAGCTTCCTGCCCTCCGGCGACATGCTGGTCGTCGAAAAAGTGGGGCGTCTGCGCGTCATTCGCGACGGGGTCCTCATGGACGCGCCGGTCACCGGCACACCAGAGGTGATTGTGAAGGGCCAGTCGGGCTTCTTCGAGGCCGAGCCGCATCCGGATTTTGCCGAGAATAACCTCCTCTACCTCACCTATGCGGTCGGCCCGGACAAGGCGAACACGCTGGTCCTCGCACGGGCCGTCTACACCCCCACCGATGCGGGCGGCGCCCTGTCCGATCTGGAGGTGCTGTTCACGGCCGATGCCAAGCGCAATAGCGGCGGGCATTATGGCGGGCGCATCGCCTTTGCTGACGATGATACGCTGTTCCTGACCTCGGGCGAGGGCTACGCCTACAAGGAACAGGCCCAGAAACTCGACACCCATTTTGGCAAGATCCTGCGCCTGACCGCGGATGGTGAGCCGGCGCCCGGCAACCCCTTCATCAGCAAGAAGGGTGCCCTGCCCGAAATCTGGTCTTACGGTCACCGCAACCCGCAAGGCATCGACATCGCCCCTGACGGTACGGTCTATGCCAATGAGCACGGACCGCGCGGCGGCGACGAGGTCAACGTCATCGAGCCCGGCACCAATTACGGCTGGCCAGCGATCACCTATGGTATCGATTATTCCGGCGCCGTCATCAGCCCCTATGATGAACTGCCCGGCATGGCGCAGCCCCTGTGGTACTGGAACCCATCCATCGCGCCATCGAGCCTGCTTTATTACACGGGCGACGACTTCCCCGACTGGCAGGGCAAACTGCTGAGCGGCGCCCTCGCCCACACCCATGTGCGGATCGCAGATCCGAACGACCCGGGCGCGGAACAGTACGAAATCCTGCGCGAGCGGAAGGCCCGCGTCCGCGACGTGGCGCAGAGCCCGGACGGCAGGCTTTACGTCGCCACAGAGGACCAGGATGACCCAAAAGGCGGGGAAATTCTTCGGATCGTTCCAAAACCGTAA